In one Halosimplex halophilum genomic region, the following are encoded:
- a CDS encoding DUF7344 domain-containing protein: MSTDEETLTQDVVFDILSSARRRYVLYLLRTEDAPVELTELAEDVAAWENDTTVEELTKQQRKRVYVSLYQTHVPKLEDAGLVRYDQDTGEVELTPAANDVDQYLNPGEREVPWQYLYLPLALLGIALVALSNLNVWIFADMTEVTLGVIIFSGFLLTVGAHIVVWTMNRRQVPDDLRRHP, encoded by the coding sequence ATGTCGACGGACGAGGAGACGCTCACCCAGGACGTCGTCTTCGACATCCTCAGTAGCGCCAGACGCCGCTACGTGCTCTACCTGCTCCGCACCGAGGACGCGCCGGTCGAACTGACGGAGCTCGCGGAGGACGTGGCGGCCTGGGAGAACGACACGACTGTCGAAGAACTGACGAAACAACAGCGCAAGCGGGTCTACGTCTCGCTGTACCAGACCCACGTCCCCAAGCTCGAGGACGCCGGGCTGGTCCGCTACGACCAGGACACCGGCGAGGTCGAGCTGACGCCGGCGGCCAACGACGTCGACCAGTACCTGAACCCGGGCGAGCGGGAGGTCCCCTGGCAGTACCTGTACCTCCCGCTCGCGCTGCTCGGGATCGCCCTGGTCGCCCTGTCGAACCTGAACGTGTGGATCTTCGCGGACATGACCGAGGTCACCCTCGGCGTCATCATCTTCTCCGGCTTCCTCCTCACCGTCGGCGCGCACATCGTCGTGTGGACCATGAACCGCCGGCAGGTCCCCGACGACCTCCGCCGCCATCCCTGA